The following proteins come from a genomic window of Candidatus Hydrogenedentota bacterium:
- a CDS encoding DUF2892 domain-containing protein gives MTVERALRTIAGFFVLASALLGAFHSRYWLIFTGFVGANLLQSGFTNWCPMVWVLERAGLRRSDQPPAP, from the coding sequence GTGACTGTTGAGAGAGCTTTACGCACAATAGCGGGGTTCTTTGTCCTTGCCAGCGCCCTTCTCGGGGCGTTCCATTCGCGCTACTGGCTCATTTTCACGGGGTTTGTGGGCGCCAACCTGCTTCAGTCGGGTTTTACGAACTGGTGCCCAATGGTCTGGGTCCTCGAAAGAGCGGGCCTTCGCCGTTCCGACCAGCCGCCAGCCCCATAA